From the genome of Gorilla gorilla gorilla isolate KB3781 chromosome 4, NHGRI_mGorGor1-v2.1_pri, whole genome shotgun sequence, one region includes:
- the HAND1 gene encoding heart- and neural crest derivatives-expressed protein 1 isoform X2 codes for MNLVGSYAHHHHHHHPHPAHPMLHEPFLFGPASRCHQERPYFQSWLLSPADAAPDFPAGGPPPAAAAAATAYGPDARPGQSPGRLEALGGRLGRRKGSGPKKERRRTESINSAFAELRECIPNVPADTKLSKIKTLRLATSYIAYLMDVLAKDAQSGDPEAFKAELKKADGGRESKRKRELHHEGFPPALGPVEKRIKGRTGWPQQVWALELNQ; via the exons ATGAACCTCGTGGGCAGCTAcgcacaccatcaccaccatcaccacccgcACCCTGCGCACCCCATGCTCCACGAACCCTTCCTCTTCGGTCCGGCCTCGCGCTGTCATCAGGAACGGCCCTACTTTCAGAGCTGGCTGCTGAGCCCGGCTGACGCTGCCCCGGACTTCCCTGCGGGCGGGCCGCCGCCCGCGGCCGCTGCAGCCGCCACCGCCTACGGTCCTGACGCCAGGCCTGGGCAGAGCCCCGGGCGGCTGGAGGCGCTTGGCGGCCGTCTTGGCCGGCGGAAAGGCTCAGGACCCAAGAAGGAGCGGAGACGCACGGAGAGCATTAACAGCGCATTCGCGGAGCTGCGCGAGTGCATCCCCAACGTGCCGGCCGACACCAAGCTCTCCAAGATCAAGACTCTGCGCCTAGCCACCAGCTACATCGCCTACCTGATGGACGTGCTGGCCAAGGATGCACAGTCTGGCGATCCCGAGGCCTTCAAGGCTGAACTAAAGAAGGCGGACGGCGGCCGTGAGAGCAAGCGGAAAAGGGAGCTG CACCACGAAGGTTTTCCTCCTGCCCTGGGCCCAGTCGAGAAGAGGATTAAAGGACGCACCGGCTGGCCGCAGCAAGTCTGGGCGCTGGAGTTAAACCAGTGA
- the HAND1 gene encoding heart- and neural crest derivatives-expressed protein 1 isoform X1: MNLVGSYAHHHHHHHPHPAHPMLHEPFLFGPASRCHQERPYFQSWLLSPADAAPDFPAGGPPPAAAAAATAYGPDARPGQSPGRLEALGGRLGRRKGSGPKKERRRTESINSAFAELRECIPNVPADTKLSKIKTLRLATSYIAYLMDVLAKDAQSGDPEAFKAELKKADGGRESKRKRELQHHEGFPPALGPVEKRIKGRTGWPQQVWALELNQ, translated from the exons ATGAACCTCGTGGGCAGCTAcgcacaccatcaccaccatcaccacccgcACCCTGCGCACCCCATGCTCCACGAACCCTTCCTCTTCGGTCCGGCCTCGCGCTGTCATCAGGAACGGCCCTACTTTCAGAGCTGGCTGCTGAGCCCGGCTGACGCTGCCCCGGACTTCCCTGCGGGCGGGCCGCCGCCCGCGGCCGCTGCAGCCGCCACCGCCTACGGTCCTGACGCCAGGCCTGGGCAGAGCCCCGGGCGGCTGGAGGCGCTTGGCGGCCGTCTTGGCCGGCGGAAAGGCTCAGGACCCAAGAAGGAGCGGAGACGCACGGAGAGCATTAACAGCGCATTCGCGGAGCTGCGCGAGTGCATCCCCAACGTGCCGGCCGACACCAAGCTCTCCAAGATCAAGACTCTGCGCCTAGCCACCAGCTACATCGCCTACCTGATGGACGTGCTGGCCAAGGATGCACAGTCTGGCGATCCCGAGGCCTTCAAGGCTGAACTAAAGAAGGCGGACGGCGGCCGTGAGAGCAAGCGGAAAAGGGAGCTG CAGCACCACGAAGGTTTTCCTCCTGCCCTGGGCCCAGTCGAGAAGAGGATTAAAGGACGCACCGGCTGGCCGCAGCAAGTCTGGGCGCTGGAGTTAAACCAGTGA